In Kineococcus sp. NBC_00420, a single genomic region encodes these proteins:
- a CDS encoding LysR family transcriptional regulator ArgP, with protein sequence MDLDLGQLRALAAAVAEGTFEAAARALHVTPSAVSQRIRALESSAGRVLLVRSKPVVPTVAGRTVLRLAREVELLAADAGRELGEASGMPVLPVAVNADSLATWFLAAIAPLAGDFCFDLRREDQERTSELLRDGSVVAAVTAQAEAVAGCSVTRLGSVHYQPCASVDFARRWFPGGVDRDALARAPVVVFDRDDDLQDDWLRGFGYPLPPRHHVPATADFGEAVRRGFGWGMLLPAQIGAAGAGELVDLAPGGGVDVVLHWQRWKIRSPSLDRLGDAVLAAWR encoded by the coding sequence GTGGACCTCGACCTCGGACAGCTGCGGGCGCTGGCGGCGGCCGTCGCCGAGGGCACGTTCGAAGCCGCCGCCCGTGCGCTGCACGTGACCCCCTCGGCCGTGAGCCAGCGGATCCGGGCGCTGGAGTCCTCGGCCGGCCGGGTGCTGCTCGTGCGCTCGAAACCCGTCGTCCCGACCGTGGCCGGCCGGACGGTGCTGCGGCTGGCGCGCGAGGTCGAACTGCTCGCCGCGGACGCGGGACGCGAACTCGGCGAGGCGTCCGGGATGCCCGTGCTGCCCGTCGCGGTCAACGCGGACTCGCTCGCGACCTGGTTCCTCGCGGCCATCGCCCCGCTGGCGGGGGACTTCTGCTTCGACCTGCGCCGCGAGGACCAGGAACGCACCAGCGAACTGCTGCGCGACGGCAGCGTCGTCGCGGCCGTCACCGCGCAGGCCGAAGCGGTCGCGGGGTGCTCGGTCACCCGCCTCGGGTCCGTGCACTACCAACCCTGCGCGTCGGTGGACTTCGCCCGCCGGTGGTTCCCCGGCGGGGTCGACCGGGACGCGCTGGCGCGGGCGCCCGTGGTGGTCTTCGACCGCGACGACGACCTGCAGGACGACTGGTTGCGCGGGTTCGGGTACCCCCTCCCGCCCCGTCACCACGTCCCGGCGACGGCGGACTTCGGCGAGGCCGTCCGGCGGGGCTTCGGCTGGGGGATGCTGCTCCCGGCGCAGATCGGGGCCGCCGGGGCGGGGGAGCTCGTCGACCTCGCGCCCGGCGGCGGGGTCGACGTCGTCCTGCACTGGCAGCGGTGGAAAATCCGCTCCCCGTCGCTGGACCGGCTCGGCGACGCCGTCCTCGCTGCCTGGCGCTGA
- a CDS encoding N-acetylglucosamine kinase, which produces MTRFLLALDAGGSSTRALVATLDGRPCGRAVAGPGNPTAVGAAAALAAVRSAASSALAQAGPGEVVSAVLAAAGSERVVAFEDLRRVLDLAPHARFRRASDLLAMYYSAAVEDSGAGLIAGTGSVAARVVDGDLGRVVGGNGWLLGDAGSGFWIGRRVARAVAAALDGTGPATELLGATLETFGLDDDRRPREGRPYVLGELVDLVYAQDPVGLARLAPVCFAAAGAGDRVAAGIVSGAQGELATLLDAVAGPGPLVVGGSVWRLGIERTGRSEALQRALAGRQVAGADDGLLGAAVLALRELGHPPTRLREQLTALAAG; this is translated from the coding sequence GTGACGCGGTTCCTGCTCGCGCTCGATGCCGGTGGCAGTTCGACCCGCGCCCTCGTCGCCACCCTCGACGGACGTCCCTGCGGGCGGGCGGTGGCAGGGCCGGGGAACCCGACCGCCGTCGGCGCTGCCGCCGCGCTGGCGGCGGTGCGCAGCGCCGCTTCGTCGGCTCTCGCGCAGGCGGGGCCCGGGGAGGTCGTGTCGGCGGTGCTGGCCGCGGCGGGTTCCGAGCGCGTGGTGGCGTTCGAGGACCTGCGGCGGGTCCTCGACCTGGCGCCGCACGCGCGGTTCCGCCGGGCCTCCGACCTGCTCGCGATGTACTACTCCGCGGCCGTCGAGGACTCCGGGGCGGGCCTGATCGCCGGGACGGGTTCCGTCGCGGCGCGGGTCGTCGACGGGGACCTCGGCCGCGTCGTCGGCGGCAACGGCTGGCTGCTGGGGGACGCCGGGTCGGGGTTCTGGATCGGGCGGCGGGTGGCCCGGGCCGTCGCCGCCGCCCTCGACGGCACCGGACCCGCGACGGAACTACTCGGCGCGACGTTGGAGACGTTCGGGCTCGACGACGACCGCCGCCCGCGCGAGGGGCGCCCGTACGTGCTCGGCGAACTCGTGGACCTCGTCTACGCCCAGGACCCCGTCGGCCTGGCCCGCCTCGCCCCGGTCTGCTTCGCGGCCGCCGGGGCGGGGGACCGGGTGGCGGCGGGGATCGTGTCGGGCGCGCAGGGCGAACTGGCCACGCTGCTCGACGCCGTCGCCGGGCCGGGACCCCTCGTCGTCGGCGGCAGCGTCTGGCGGTTGGGCATCGAGCGCACCGGCCGGTCGGAGGCGTTGCAGCGTGCGCTGGCCGGGCGGCAGGTCGCCGGCGCCGACGACGGGCTGCTGGGCGCCGCCGTCCTCGCGCTGCGCGAACTCGGGCACCCCCCGACGCGTTTGCGTGAGCAGCTCACGGCGCTCGCAGCAGGCTGA
- a CDS encoding LysE/ArgO family amino acid transporter has protein sequence MLTFLAGTLFGLSLIVAIGAQNTLVIKQGIRGEHVGAVVAVCVASDVVLIAAGVGGAGALLTRSPDVLQVVRWVGAAFLFAYAAFALRRAWRPGALRADTTGEPARLSTVLATTAALTWLNPHVYLDTVVLLGSVAATHGGARWWFAAGAMLASLVWFTVLGHGARLLRPLFARPAAWRVLDLGVALIMTVLAVSLLRAP, from the coding sequence GTGCTCACGTTCCTGGCCGGAACCCTCTTCGGCCTCTCCCTCATCGTCGCCATCGGCGCCCAGAACACCCTCGTGATCAAACAGGGGATCCGCGGGGAGCACGTCGGGGCGGTCGTCGCGGTCTGCGTAGCCAGCGACGTCGTCCTCATCGCCGCGGGCGTCGGCGGCGCCGGGGCCCTCCTCACCCGCTCCCCCGACGTCCTCCAGGTCGTGCGGTGGGTCGGCGCGGCGTTCCTCTTCGCCTACGCCGCCTTCGCGCTGCGCCGGGCCTGGCGCCCCGGCGCCCTGCGCGCCGACACCACGGGGGAACCTGCGCGCCTCAGCACCGTGCTCGCCACGACCGCCGCCCTCACCTGGCTGAACCCGCACGTCTACCTCGACACGGTGGTCCTGCTCGGGTCGGTCGCCGCCACCCACGGCGGGGCGCGCTGGTGGTTCGCCGCCGGCGCGATGCTCGCGAGCCTGGTGTGGTTCACCGTCCTGGGTCACGGGGCGAGACTGCTGCGACCGCTCTTCGCCCGTCCCGCCGCCTGGCGGGTACTGGACCTCGGGGTGGCGCTGATCATGACGGTCCTCGCGGTCAGCCTGCTGCGAGCGCCGTGA
- a CDS encoding cation:proton antiporter, which produces MLSPVLFTLAGASALVAALLPRVVDRLPVNLPMAFLGAGVLLGLVPGLPSVDPLKHREATQHVTELVVIISLMGAGLALDRAVGWRRWASTWRLLAVAMPLTIAAVAWAGWLAGLPMAAALLLGAALAPTDPVLASDVQVGEPADEDNTEDEVRFALTSEAGLNDGAAFPIVHLAVVLAGTGLSVVALRDWFLEDVALRGVVGVASGLLIGWVLGRLFFHSPLPSLRLADNAEGFTALAVTFLAYGVTELVHGYGFVAVFVAACTIRSAERAHGAHKVAHEFVEQIERMLTSWLLLLLGAALTDGLLAALTWRLALVGVLLIVVIRPVVGYLSLARTAGGPRERWVIGSFGVRGIGSLFYLAYALGEGEFPGEELWAAVGFTIALSVFVHGLTAGPIVRRLDAARFRHAPTDHRGDVAGTHL; this is translated from the coding sequence GTGCTGTCGCCGGTCCTCTTCACCCTCGCGGGGGCCAGTGCCCTCGTTGCGGCCCTGCTGCCGCGGGTGGTGGACCGGCTCCCGGTCAACCTGCCGATGGCCTTCCTCGGGGCCGGGGTCCTGCTGGGCCTCGTCCCGGGGTTGCCGTCGGTCGACCCGCTGAAGCACCGCGAGGCCACCCAGCACGTCACCGAGCTGGTCGTGATCATCTCGTTGATGGGGGCGGGTCTCGCTCTCGACCGAGCCGTCGGGTGGCGCCGTTGGGCGTCCACCTGGCGGCTCCTCGCCGTGGCGATGCCGCTGACGATCGCGGCCGTCGCGTGGGCGGGGTGGCTGGCCGGTCTGCCGATGGCCGCGGCCCTGCTGCTGGGCGCGGCCCTCGCCCCCACCGACCCCGTCCTCGCCAGTGACGTCCAGGTCGGGGAACCCGCCGACGAGGACAACACCGAGGACGAGGTCCGCTTCGCCCTGACCAGCGAGGCCGGCCTGAACGACGGTGCGGCCTTCCCGATCGTGCACCTCGCCGTCGTCCTCGCGGGCACGGGACTGTCCGTCGTGGCGCTGCGCGACTGGTTCCTCGAGGACGTCGCCCTCCGCGGCGTCGTCGGCGTGGCCTCCGGCCTGCTCATCGGCTGGGTCCTGGGGCGGCTGTTCTTTCACTCCCCGCTCCCGTCGCTGCGCCTGGCCGACAACGCCGAGGGGTTCACCGCGCTCGCCGTGACCTTCCTGGCCTACGGGGTCACCGAACTCGTCCACGGCTACGGCTTCGTCGCGGTCTTCGTGGCCGCCTGCACCATCCGCTCCGCCGAACGGGCCCACGGGGCGCACAAGGTGGCGCACGAGTTCGTCGAGCAGATCGAGCGGATGCTCACGTCGTGGCTGCTGCTGCTGCTCGGGGCGGCCCTCACCGACGGGTTGCTGGCTGCCCTCACGTGGCGCCTGGCCCTGGTCGGCGTGCTGCTCATCGTCGTGATCCGCCCCGTCGTGGGGTATCTCAGCCTGGCCCGCACCGCCGGCGGACCCCGCGAGCGCTGGGTCATCGGGAGCTTCGGGGTCCGCGGCATCGGCTCGTTGTTCTACCTCGCCTACGCCCTCGGGGAGGGCGAGTTCCCCGGCGAGGAGCTCTGGGCCGCAGTCGGTTTCACCATCGCCCTGTCGGTCTTCGTCCACGGCCTCACGGCCGGCCCGATCGTGCGCAGGCTCGACGCGGCGAGGTTCCGCCACGCCCCCACCGACCACCGCGGGGACGTCGCGGGCACCCACCTCTGA
- a CDS encoding GlsB/YeaQ/YmgE family stress response membrane protein → MTITGIITAIVVGLIIGALARLVLPGRQNISILLTIVVGIVAALIGTAIARGTGVADTKGFDWIELIFQVVIAAIGVSIVGSLRGRRR, encoded by the coding sequence ATGACCATCACCGGCATCATCACGGCCATCGTCGTCGGGCTCATCATCGGAGCGCTCGCGCGCCTGGTCCTGCCCGGCCGCCAGAACATCTCGATCCTGCTGACGATCGTCGTCGGTATCGTCGCCGCCCTGATCGGCACCGCCATCGCCCGCGGCACCGGCGTGGCCGACACCAAGGGCTTCGACTGGATCGAACTGATCTTCCAGGTGGTCATCGCGGCCATCGGCGTCTCGATCGTCGGGTCGCTCCGCGGCCGTCGTCGCTGA
- a CDS encoding GNAT family N-acetyltransferase, producing the protein MTQHHPLDNPVWSSLATTHAHLAEGTGDGRRFPVDVSPFSGVADQGDPRGWHDLADVAGPGVLLLVPALAVTPPEGFTVTARLPGVQLVATDALRTEPSPHAVELGDQDVDDMLDLVSRTQPGPFGRRTRLLGRYLGIREDGRLLALAGERLHPTGATEISAVCTDPSARGRGLATSLVRAVAQGVRDRGELPFLHAAAHNTGAIRLYESLGFALRRTLDFATVRTPGTPAP; encoded by the coding sequence GTGACGCAGCACCACCCCCTCGACAACCCCGTCTGGTCGTCGTTGGCGACGACCCACGCCCACCTCGCCGAGGGGACGGGCGACGGCCGGCGGTTCCCGGTGGACGTGTCCCCCTTCTCCGGGGTCGCCGACCAGGGCGACCCCCGGGGCTGGCACGACCTCGCCGACGTCGCCGGTCCGGGCGTCCTGCTCCTCGTCCCCGCCCTGGCCGTGACGCCGCCGGAGGGTTTCACGGTGACGGCCCGCCTCCCGGGCGTGCAGCTGGTGGCGACCGACGCGCTGCGGACCGAACCCTCGCCGCACGCCGTGGAACTGGGCGACCAGGACGTCGACGACATGCTCGACCTGGTCTCGCGCACGCAACCCGGCCCGTTCGGGCGGCGGACCCGACTGCTGGGCCGCTACCTCGGGATCCGGGAGGACGGCCGGCTGCTGGCCCTGGCCGGCGAACGCCTGCACCCCACCGGGGCGACCGAGATCAGCGCCGTCTGCACCGATCCGAGCGCCCGCGGCCGCGGGCTGGCGACGTCGCTGGTCCGGGCCGTCGCCCAGGGCGTCCGCGACCGCGGCGAGCTCCCCTTCCTGCACGCCGCCGCGCACAACACCGGCGCGATCCGGCTCTACGAGAGCCTGGGTTTCGCCCTGCGACGGACGCTCGACTTCGCCACCGTCCGCACCCCCGGGACGCCCGCTCCCTGA
- a CDS encoding L-threonylcarbamoyladenylate synthase, whose product MARFVEVHPENPQPRSIAQLAAVLREDGLIAYPTDSCYALGCRLDSHTGADRIRRIRQLDDKHHFTLICSDFAQLGQFVHLDNAQFRAIKAATPNPYTFILPATKEVPRRFAHPKKKTVGVRIPDHRFVRALLTELGEPLLSSTLLLPGHEEPLTDGWTIKEELDHVVDAVVDAGECGTSPTTVVDWSEGYPEVVRVGAGDPDRFS is encoded by the coding sequence ATGGCGCGTTTCGTGGAGGTCCACCCCGAGAACCCGCAACCCCGGTCGATCGCGCAACTCGCGGCGGTGCTGCGGGAGGACGGCCTCATCGCCTACCCGACGGACTCCTGCTACGCGCTGGGTTGCCGCCTCGACAGCCACACCGGCGCCGACCGCATCCGTCGCATCCGGCAGCTGGACGACAAGCACCACTTCACGCTGATCTGCTCGGACTTCGCCCAGCTCGGGCAGTTCGTGCACCTCGACAACGCGCAGTTCCGCGCCATCAAGGCCGCGACGCCGAACCCGTACACGTTCATCCTGCCGGCGACCAAGGAGGTCCCCCGGCGGTTCGCGCACCCCAAGAAGAAGACCGTGGGCGTCCGGATCCCGGACCACCGGTTCGTGCGGGCGCTGCTCACGGAACTCGGCGAACCCCTGCTCTCCAGCACCCTGCTGCTGCCCGGCCACGAGGAACCCCTGACCGACGGCTGGACGATCAAGGAGGAACTCGACCACGTCGTCGACGCGGTGGTCGACGCCGGTGAGTGCGGGACGTCGCCGACGACCGTCGTGGACTGGTCGGAGGGATATCCCGAGGTCGTCCGGGTCGGAGCCGGCGACCCCGACCGCTTCTCCTGA
- a CDS encoding DUF427 domain-containing protein, with protein MSESCWAYPRPPRLEVATRRVRIHDPEGRLLVDVAPEEGRAWRVLETSHPPTYYVARDAVPADAIAPGDGRSWCEWKGQASYVDLLGADGQVLRPRAAWTYPRPTPGFEALTGALAFYPSGVRCLLDDEEVLAQEGDFYGGWISSEVTGPFKGAPGTMGW; from the coding sequence GTGAGCGAATCCTGCTGGGCCTACCCCCGTCCGCCGCGCCTGGAAGTCGCGACGCGACGGGTGCGGATCCACGACCCCGAGGGTCGGCTCCTCGTCGACGTGGCTCCCGAGGAGGGGCGAGCGTGGCGGGTCCTGGAGACCTCGCACCCGCCGACGTACTACGTCGCACGGGACGCGGTGCCCGCCGACGCGATCGCCCCCGGGGACGGCAGGTCGTGGTGCGAGTGGAAGGGGCAGGCGTCCTACGTGGACCTGCTCGGCGCGGACGGGCAGGTGCTGCGACCCCGCGCCGCCTGGACCTACCCGCGGCCGACCCCGGGTTTCGAGGCCCTGACCGGCGCGCTGGCGTTCTACCCCTCCGGGGTGCGCTGCCTGCTCGACGACGAGGAGGTGCTGGCGCAGGAGGGCGACTTCTACGGCGGGTGGATCAGCTCCGAGGTGACGGGCCCCTTCAAGGGCGCACCGGGCACCATGGGCTGGTGA